A region from the Nitrospirota bacterium genome encodes:
- the rnc gene encoding ribonuclease III: MREHDLTELEESLGYSFKNKDILAEALTHRSYCHEHPDRTECYNERLEFLGDSVLGLSIVEALFLYDSKLTESTMAKTKSYLVKEAVLSEIAGSISLGRYLRLGKGEESTGGRKKRSLLADALEAVFGAVYIDGGYDRARKLIQRLFREKIVAIMNSGEFQDFKTTLQEKTQLFYGMVPEYVMIKEEGEEHKKVFTVEVLVMGEKLGTGVGKNKKEAETLAAREALKKLPQ; this comes from the coding sequence ATGCGTGAACACGATCTCACAGAACTGGAAGAAAGTCTCGGCTATTCATTCAAAAACAAGGATATCCTGGCGGAAGCCCTTACTCACCGGTCTTACTGCCACGAGCACCCCGACAGGACAGAATGCTACAATGAGCGACTTGAATTCCTCGGGGATTCGGTGCTCGGGCTGTCGATCGTTGAAGCGCTTTTCCTGTATGACAGCAAACTGACAGAATCCACAATGGCAAAGACCAAATCCTATCTCGTAAAGGAGGCGGTTCTCTCTGAAATCGCAGGCTCGATTTCCCTCGGCAGGTATCTCAGGCTTGGCAAGGGTGAAGAATCCACAGGGGGCAGAAAAAAAAGGTCTCTTCTTGCGGATGCCCTGGAAGCGGTGTTTGGCGCGGTGTATATTGACGGGGGATATGACAGGGCCAGAAAGCTGATCCAGCGGCTGTTCAGGGAGAAAATCGTTGCGATCATGAATTCCGGAGAATTCCAGGACTTTAAAACAACTCTCCAGGAAAAGACCCAGCTTTTTTACGGTATGGTCCCTGAATATGTCATGATAAAGGAAGAGGGAGAGGAACATAAGAAGGTATTTACCGTGGAAGTGCTTGTGATGGGCGAAAAACTCGGCACGGGTGTCGGAAAAAACAAAAAGGAGGCGGAAACGCTGGCTGCCCGGGAAGCACTCAAAAAACTCCCGCAGTAA
- a CDS encoding YHS domain-containing protein, translated as MAKDPVCNMQVDEKKAAATSVYKGATYHFCAKICKEKFDKDPEKYMTKEQK; from the coding sequence GTGGCAAAAGATCCGGTATGCAACATGCAGGTGGATGAGAAGAAGGCAGCCGCAACAAGCGTGTATAAAGGCGCCACATACCATTTCTGCGCAAAGATCTGCAAGGAAAAATTCGACAAGGACCCTGAGAAGTATATGACAAAAGAACAGAAATAA
- a CDS encoding phosphate-starvation-inducible PsiE family protein, with the protein MDAHVRSKLILVPVKIIALLIALMILVRLGYVFYDFLLNPFHEPATLSEESVKHVMTALILLELFALTLRFLVQDLIDPILILITVLTALGRDLIVLNFKETHYLSLLALGFIFAVTIAGIYFLRKNPG; encoded by the coding sequence ATGGATGCGCATGTGCGATCAAAACTTATTCTTGTGCCCGTCAAGATCATTGCGCTTCTTATTGCCTTAATGATACTGGTAAGGCTCGGGTATGTCTTTTATGATTTTCTTCTGAATCCCTTTCACGAGCCTGCGACGCTTAGTGAAGAATCGGTCAAGCATGTTATGACGGCGCTTATACTTCTCGAGCTTTTTGCGCTGACGCTCCGGTTTCTTGTGCAGGATCTCATAGACCCTATTCTCATTCTCATCACCGTTTTGACAGCCCTTGGAAGGGACTTGATTGTGCTGAATTTCAAAGAGACTCATTATCTCAGTCTCCTTGCATTGGGATTCATATTCGCAGTTACGATTGCAGGGATTTATTTTTTGAGGAAAAATCCCGGATAA
- a CDS encoding HAMP domain-containing sensor histidine kinase gives MRNSKIKAVIVVFLVIVNSSLHYFTEMTRIYYHIFFRELYFLPLILAGFWFGLQGGIVAALGISVLYVPFVVLHWQGFSPGDFDRVLEILLFGVVASGLGFLSDRRKSEEKAKVEAERYAREQAESANRLKSDFLSIMSHELKTPLISIIGYNDLLLDGVAGDMTEDQKASLKKIDKHAKKLLELIETMLVLTGIEAQAPEKREIAVSVLLDEFRAENRSLFENSRLEFFWNIPLGLPSIHTDSTKLKIILKNLLTNAVKFTEQGNVTVDVCTERGGVSFSVTDTGIGIPRDALTIIFEPFRQVESPLTRQHGGVGLGLYIARRILDLIGGTIHVQSEVGKGSRFSIWIPSGFDGRH, from the coding sequence ATGAGAAACAGTAAAATAAAAGCGGTCATAGTGGTATTCCTGGTTATTGTCAACAGTTCCCTTCATTATTTTACAGAGATGACGCGTATCTACTATCACATTTTTTTCCGGGAACTCTATTTTCTTCCGCTGATTCTTGCAGGATTCTGGTTTGGTCTGCAGGGAGGAATAGTTGCCGCTCTCGGTATCAGTGTGCTCTATGTGCCCTTCGTTGTTCTCCATTGGCAGGGGTTTTCTCCGGGAGATTTCGACAGAGTGCTGGAAATCCTGCTGTTTGGCGTTGTTGCATCAGGCCTCGGCTTCCTGTCCGACAGGAGAAAATCGGAAGAGAAGGCAAAAGTGGAGGCAGAGCGCTATGCGCGGGAACAGGCTGAAAGCGCAAACCGTCTGAAGTCGGATTTTTTGTCAATCATGTCTCATGAACTCAAGACACCCCTGATCAGTATCATTGGCTACAATGACCTTCTGCTTGACGGCGTTGCCGGAGACATGACAGAGGATCAGAAAGCTTCGCTGAAAAAAATAGACAAGCATGCAAAAAAGCTGCTGGAACTTATCGAAACAATGCTTGTTCTCACCGGAATCGAAGCCCAGGCTCCGGAGAAAAGAGAGATTGCTGTCTCTGTGCTGCTTGACGAATTCCGGGCCGAGAACAGGAGTCTGTTCGAGAATTCCAGGCTCGAATTTTTCTGGAACATTCCATTGGGACTCCCCTCCATTCACACGGATTCCACAAAACTCAAGATAATCCTGAAAAACCTTCTCACGAATGCAGTGAAGTTTACTGAACAGGGCAATGTTACGGTTGACGTGTGCACAGAGAGAGGTGGGGTCAGTTTTAGCGTGACCGATACAGGCATCGGGATTCCCCGGGATGCGCTGACGATTATTTTTGAACCGTTTCGTCAGGTGGAAAGCCCGCTTACCCGTCAGCATGGAGGGGTCGGGCTGGGGCTATATATTGCGAGGCGGATTCTTGACCTGATTGGCGGGACGATACACGTGCAGAGTGAAGTCGGCAAAGGTTCACGTTTCAGCATCTGGATTCCGTCCGGCTTTGACGGAAGACACTGA
- a CDS encoding DUF1566 domain-containing protein, with product MKGCLWTGQITCHDTEGREVPCSDSGQDAEFRTGIPWPEPRFKKEGDTVLDCLTGLVWTKNANIAEYPLMWQEALDYIADKNHEKLFGYSDWRLPNRRELRSLISFQTIKPALPENHPFINVFPGWYWTSTTSAVNTAYAWYVHMEGARMFYGGKKQNYIVWPVRGEGYGILPATGQSGCFDAEGRVMPCNGTGQDGEFRHGQPLPEKRFAVYGEAVIDNLTGLCWVKKTSLAGRPVTWKDAVEAVGSLNQKAGTTKPWRLPNINELESLVDARTHSPALPEGHPFEDVQEGYWSSTTSMFGPDWAWVLYMAKGAVGVGQKPGAHFHVWAVSDSVTTDAFLRTYTFRVMR from the coding sequence ATGAAGGGCTGCCTTTGGACCGGCCAGATCACATGTCATGATACTGAGGGAAGAGAAGTGCCCTGCAGCGACAGCGGCCAGGATGCAGAGTTCAGGACAGGCATCCCATGGCCTGAGCCGAGATTTAAAAAGGAGGGAGATACGGTTCTGGATTGTCTCACAGGGCTTGTGTGGACAAAAAATGCGAATATTGCGGAATATCCTCTGATGTGGCAGGAAGCCCTTGATTACATCGCTGATAAGAACCATGAAAAATTGTTCGGTTACAGTGACTGGAGGCTTCCGAACCGACGGGAACTCAGAAGCCTGATAAGCTTCCAGACAATAAAGCCTGCGCTTCCCGAGAATCATCCTTTTATAAATGTATTCCCCGGCTGGTACTGGACATCCACCACTTCAGCAGTGAATACTGCGTATGCCTGGTATGTGCATATGGAAGGTGCCAGGATGTTCTATGGAGGAAAGAAACAGAACTATATCGTCTGGCCTGTGAGGGGCGAAGGGTACGGGATACTGCCAGCAACAGGACAGTCCGGATGCTTTGATGCGGAAGGACGGGTTATGCCCTGTAACGGAACAGGTCAGGACGGAGAATTCAGGCATGGCCAACCATTGCCTGAAAAACGTTTTGCAGTTTATGGGGAAGCGGTGATTGATAACCTGACAGGACTCTGCTGGGTAAAAAAAACATCCCTTGCGGGCAGGCCGGTGACGTGGAAAGACGCGGTCGAGGCTGTCGGTTCACTCAATCAGAAGGCCGGGACGACAAAACCGTGGAGGTTGCCGAATATCAATGAACTTGAATCCCTCGTGGATGCACGGACGCACAGCCCTGCACTTCCCGAAGGCCATCCCTTTGAAGATGTTCAGGAAGGGTACTGGTCCTCAACCACGAGCATGTTCGGGCCGGACTGGGCCTGGGTATTGTATATGGCGAAAGGAGCTGTGGGAGTCGGGCAGAAGCCGGGTGCACACTTCCATGTATGGGCAGTAAGCGACTCCGTTACTACTGATGCTTTCCTGAGAACATATACCTTCCGGGTAATGCGCTGA
- a CDS encoding multicopper oxidase domain-containing protein, with protein MQTGKVDKMQSQKSIIIIAAIVLAFFFAAVQAYAATVEYDLIIDEQELNFTGKPVRAMTINGGIPGPVLRFREGDVARISVRNRMKVETSIHWHGLLVPNDMDGVPYVTFPPIAPGTVFIYEFPLRQNGTYWYHSHTSLQEQSGIYGGIVIEPHHDGIKSDRDYVVLLSDWTDEYPHEVLRTLKRGSEWYAVRKNSGQSILGAAYLGMLGDYLSRELQRMPAMDISDVAYDLFLANGRPAVSLPAEPGEIVRVRIIDGSSTTYFHLEFSGGPMTVVSADGQDVEPFREQRFLIGVAETYDVIVRVPGSGSYELRATAHDGSGHASVWIGSGTRFPAPAVPRPNLYHAMGGLSLKQLFSLTPAGVMGMSDRDVENGVFDRPGMMGMGSMETGHMHGARNDTHMPGMSGASSHHLPDAAGPVHNTGATMHHDGHEMGQMEHADAGTTGTTHIGESGRRRILYRLLSGDAASWGDLAHDGMDSGRPWPPYEKLRATRNTAFSGEKPVREWRLTLDGDMERYVWFLNNRPLAESDSILIHQGEVVRFIMINRTMMHHPMHLHGHFFRVLNGQGDYSPLKHTVDVAPMSTTVIEFDAEEPGDWFFHCHLLYHMKSGMARVLHYDGFAMNPDLAAVRPVLYKDAWYIWGEAYLLSNMTEGILVLSNTRNILSAEWEAGWQTVEDTVWEGIVTWDRYLNRFLKVFAGADLEGVGDVLEDVRAVFGIRYLLPLNIESRLWVDSDSGARIALEKHLELTPRLMLFGEAEYDTRDFWEGKAGLSYSVNKKISLLLQWHSDYRLGGGISISF; from the coding sequence ATGCAGACCGGCAAGGTTGACAAAATGCAATCGCAAAAAAGCATTATCATCATCGCGGCCATAGTGCTCGCTTTCTTTTTTGCCGCTGTGCAGGCGTATGCAGCGACCGTTGAATACGATCTCATCATAGACGAACAGGAGCTTAATTTTACCGGAAAGCCTGTGCGGGCAATGACCATAAACGGGGGCATTCCCGGACCCGTCCTCCGCTTCAGGGAAGGCGATGTTGCCCGCATCAGCGTCCGTAACAGGATGAAGGTGGAAACCTCCATTCACTGGCATGGCCTGCTTGTCCCGAATGATATGGACGGGGTTCCCTATGTTACCTTTCCGCCTATCGCTCCGGGTACCGTGTTTATCTATGAGTTCCCGCTTCGCCAGAACGGCACGTACTGGTACCACTCCCATACCAGCCTGCAGGAACAGAGCGGCATTTACGGTGGCATCGTGATCGAACCGCATCATGATGGCATAAAGTCCGACCGGGACTATGTTGTTCTGCTCTCTGACTGGACTGATGAGTACCCGCATGAAGTACTCCGGACACTCAAGCGCGGGAGTGAATGGTATGCGGTCCGGAAGAACAGCGGACAGAGTATCCTCGGCGCGGCATATCTCGGGATGCTCGGCGACTATCTCTCGCGCGAGCTCCAGCGCATGCCGGCAATGGATATTTCCGATGTCGCGTATGACCTTTTTCTGGCCAATGGCAGACCTGCGGTGTCATTGCCGGCAGAGCCGGGTGAAATTGTGCGGGTGCGCATTATCGACGGCTCTTCAACAACCTATTTCCATCTCGAGTTCTCGGGCGGACCCATGACCGTCGTCAGCGCAGACGGCCAGGATGTCGAGCCGTTCCGGGAACAGCGTTTTCTCATCGGTGTTGCGGAAACCTACGACGTGATTGTCCGCGTGCCGGGCTCAGGCTCCTACGAATTGCGGGCAACCGCCCATGACGGGTCTGGTCATGCCTCGGTATGGATCGGTTCCGGCACCCGGTTTCCAGCTCCGGCTGTGCCAAGACCGAATCTCTATCATGCCATGGGAGGGCTCAGCCTGAAACAGCTTTTCTCGCTGACACCTGCTGGCGTAATGGGAATGTCTGACCGCGATGTTGAAAACGGCGTTTTTGACCGTCCCGGTATGATGGGAATGGGTTCGATGGAAACTGGCCACATGCATGGTGCCCGTAACGACACGCATATGCCCGGCATGAGCGGGGCCAGTTCGCATCATCTGCCGGATGCAGCCGGTCCGGTACACAACACCGGTGCCACGATGCATCATGACGGACACGAAATGGGGCAGATGGAACATGCGGATGCCGGAACGACCGGAACAACGCATATCGGGGAGTCCGGCAGACGTCGCATCCTGTATCGGCTTCTTTCCGGAGATGCCGCTTCTTGGGGGGATCTTGCCCATGACGGGATGGACTCAGGCCGTCCCTGGCCTCCGTATGAAAAACTGCGCGCCACAAGGAACACCGCTTTTTCCGGGGAAAAACCTGTACGGGAGTGGCGCCTTACCCTCGATGGCGACATGGAGAGATATGTCTGGTTTCTCAACAACAGGCCGCTTGCTGAAAGCGATTCGATACTGATTCATCAGGGCGAGGTCGTGCGGTTCATCATGATCAACCGCACGATGATGCACCACCCCATGCACCTGCACGGCCACTTCTTCCGTGTGCTCAACGGGCAGGGGGACTATTCCCCGCTGAAGCATACTGTCGATGTTGCGCCCATGTCTACCACAGTCATTGAATTTGATGCAGAAGAGCCAGGCGACTGGTTCTTTCATTGCCACCTTCTCTACCACATGAAGAGCGGCATGGCCCGTGTCCTGCATTACGATGGTTTTGCCATGAATCCGGATCTCGCTGCAGTCAGGCCAGTGCTCTATAAGGATGCCTGGTATATATGGGGAGAGGCTTACCTGCTCAGCAACATGACCGAAGGGATTCTTGTGCTTTCAAACACCAGAAACATCCTGTCGGCAGAATGGGAGGCGGGATGGCAGACAGTCGAGGACACCGTGTGGGAAGGTATTGTCACATGGGACCGTTATCTCAACCGCTTTCTCAAGGTCTTTGCCGGCGCTGACCTTGAAGGCGTCGGTGACGTACTTGAAGATGTGCGCGCAGTCTTCGGGATTCGCTATCTCCTGCCGCTCAACATCGAATCGCGTCTGTGGGTGGATTCAGACAGCGGTGCGCGCATTGCGCTCGAAAAACATCTTGAACTCACACCTCGCCTCATGCTTTTTGGCGAAGCCGAATACGACACCCGCGACTTCTGGGAAGGAAAGGCAGGCCTGTCATATAGCGTGAACAAGAAGATATCCCTTCTCCTTCAATGGCACTCTGATTACCGGCTGGGCGGAGGCATCAGTATCAGCTTCTGA
- a CDS encoding PilZ domain-containing protein, whose product MEKRRFKRFSVASMEIHGRILFSTDINVLNISVGGLAFSTDKYLTMGGIYVLKLESKGSSLFLQGTIVWSKQHESVHGDTGTVPVNSFGMKFLHASDTQRKDIEKFIRDHFVEYQRINDVPKYVSGIRIHVRCRINNPEKAVINCSEGYKVKKISQSGMLIESANLLKTEERVPMQMTLAERKHITFWGRIVTCQARRMKEQLLYDIGIEFVEMTERDSVMLGDFIHSLETQKAS is encoded by the coding sequence ATGGAAAAAAGGCGTTTCAAGAGATTTTCCGTGGCTTCCATGGAGATCCATGGAAGAATCCTTTTTTCCACTGATATCAATGTGCTCAATATCAGTGTGGGTGGCCTTGCCTTCAGCACCGATAAATATCTCACCATGGGAGGGATTTATGTGCTGAAACTGGAAAGCAAAGGCAGTTCACTGTTTTTGCAGGGAACCATTGTATGGTCAAAACAGCATGAAAGCGTCCATGGTGATACTGGTACTGTTCCAGTCAACAGTTTTGGGATGAAGTTCTTGCATGCTTCAGATACCCAGCGAAAGGATATCGAGAAATTCATCAGAGATCATTTCGTGGAATATCAGAGAATTAATGATGTCCCCAAATATGTCAGCGGTATCAGAATTCATGTCAGATGCCGTATCAATAACCCGGAAAAGGCCGTCATTAATTGCTCTGAGGGGTACAAAGTGAAGAAGATCAGCCAGAGCGGCATGCTTATAGAAAGTGCCAACCTGCTGAAGACCGAAGAGAGAGTCCCCATGCAGATGACACTTGCCGAACGCAAACATATCACGTTTTGGGGAAGGATTGTCACGTGCCAGGCAAGACGGATGAAAGAACAGCTGCTTTATGATATCGGAATAGAATTCGTCGAGATGACAGAAAGAGACAGCGTCATGCTCGGGGATTTTATTCATTCTCTCGAGACCCAAAAAGCTTCCTAG